A region from the Colwellia sp. PAMC 21821 genome encodes:
- a CDS encoding MucB/RseB C-terminal domain-containing protein yields MKLISSLLLLVTISTSVAANENEPAEPWLDRLAKSLQTLNFSTSFVVVKNNQAEPYHWFHGVDDSGNELEILSLLNGPRRDVLRKHDVVSYIEPELPPYSVSSQQITGPIPAVLREGATQLAQTYDFLSVGRSRVLGRPAQLIRIVSKDVYRYGHWLWLDQKTGMLLKLALANRTGQLLEQIQFTHLDITTDLSESLLQLQQTTLPAVIEIPEGYQEQALQWQVKWLPEGFQRLNANRHRMSATKKPVEFMLFNDGLVDVSVYVNQSEERQRATDYVMDGATVVLNQVVNGVEVSVVGKIPAKTAKAIADSVVLTPKATP; encoded by the coding sequence ATGAAATTAATATCTAGTCTGCTGCTATTGGTTACCATTAGCACATCAGTAGCGGCCAATGAAAACGAACCAGCCGAACCTTGGCTTGATCGTCTCGCCAAATCTCTACAAACACTTAACTTTAGCACTTCTTTTGTTGTCGTGAAAAATAACCAAGCTGAGCCTTATCACTGGTTTCATGGCGTCGATGACAGTGGCAACGAATTAGAAATTCTTTCTTTGCTAAATGGACCGCGAAGAGATGTCCTTCGAAAGCATGATGTTGTCAGCTATATTGAGCCAGAATTACCTCCTTATTCAGTCTCTTCACAACAAATAACCGGTCCTATTCCTGCTGTTTTACGTGAAGGTGCAACTCAACTTGCCCAAACCTACGATTTTCTTTCTGTCGGACGAAGTCGCGTTTTAGGGCGTCCTGCGCAATTAATTCGTATTGTATCTAAAGATGTCTATCGTTATGGACATTGGCTGTGGTTAGACCAAAAAACCGGTATGTTATTAAAACTTGCCTTGGCTAATCGTACCGGGCAATTATTAGAGCAAATACAGTTTACCCATTTAGATATTACAACTGATTTAAGTGAAAGTTTACTGCAATTGCAACAAACAACACTACCGGCCGTTATCGAAATTCCAGAAGGGTATCAAGAACAGGCCTTACAATGGCAAGTTAAATGGTTACCTGAGGGATTTCAACGACTAAATGCCAATCGTCATCGTATGTCTGCGACTAAAAAACCCGTTGAGTTTATGCTTTTTAATGATGGTTTAGTCGATGTTTCAGTCTATGTAAACCAGAGTGAAGAGCGGCAACGTGCAACAGATTATGTTATGGACGGTGCAACCGTTGTGTTGAATCAAGTGGTGAATGGTGTTGAAGTGAGCGTTGTGGGTAAAATACCAGCGAAAACTGCAAAAGCTATTGCTGACTCTGTTGTTTTAACGCCTAAGGCCACCCCATGA
- a CDS encoding SoxR reducing system RseC family protein — MIEEQATVVAIDHDNVTVTSLIKSACGGCQQVDNCGSGQVAKAFPQKKLSLTLKSSLALELGDKVVLGLNESALLQSAWQVYLWPILGLLIASWFGQWLVINTILPHEIFAIILGVMGGFGGFTLAKRQQIKSATCAKLAPKIMRRENQNIMITEITD, encoded by the coding sequence ATGATAGAAGAACAAGCCACCGTTGTCGCAATTGATCATGACAATGTCACCGTGACCAGTTTGATAAAATCGGCTTGTGGTGGTTGTCAGCAAGTAGATAACTGTGGCAGTGGTCAAGTCGCAAAAGCTTTTCCGCAAAAAAAATTGTCGTTAACCTTAAAATCATCATTAGCGTTAGAACTTGGCGACAAGGTTGTTTTAGGGTTAAATGAAAGCGCACTTTTACAATCAGCATGGCAAGTGTATTTATGGCCGATATTAGGTTTGCTCATTGCTTCTTGGTTTGGACAATGGCTTGTTATTAATACTATTCTGCCACATGAAATTTTCGCAATTATACTCGGAGTTATGGGTGGTTTCGGCGGTTTTACTTTAGCTAAAAGACAACAAATTAAAAGTGCAACATGCGCAAAACTCGCCCCTAAAATTATGCGTAGAGAAAACCAAAACATCATGATTACAGAAATCACTGATTGA
- the lepA gene encoding translation elongation factor 4 has product MKHIRNFSIIAHIDHGKSTLSDRLIQHCGGLQEREMEAQVLDSMDIERERGITIKAQSVTLDYKAKNGEVYQLNFIDTPGHVDFSYEVSRSLASCEGALLVVDAGQGVEAQTVANCYTALEMDLEVIPILNKIDLPQADPERVSEEIEDIIGIDATGAVTCSAKTGLGIEDVLETIVENIPAPEGDPDAPLQALIIDSWFDNYQGVVSLVRIMNGQVKKGDKMVVMSTGQNHIIDKVGIFTPKQKDTGILKAGEVGFIIAGIKEIHGAPVGDTITIFKKEADKALPGFKKVQPQVYAGIFPISSDEYENFRDALNKLSLNDASLFFEPENSSALGFGFRIGFLGMLHMEIVQERLAREYDLDLITTAPTVNYEIACTNGDVISIDNPSDLPATNNIEEIREPIVQANILVPQEHLGNVITLCIEKRGVQKDIIYHGNQVAVTYELPMAEVVMDFFDKLKSTSRGYASLDYHFVRFETADMVRVDVMINGDRVDALAMITHRANSVARGRMLVEKLKELIHRQMFDIAIQATIGNNVIARTTVKQLRKNVTAKCYGGDISRKKKLLQKQKDGKKRMKQVGNVEVPQEAFLAVLKLDK; this is encoded by the coding sequence ATGAAACATATTCGAAATTTTTCTATTATCGCCCATATTGATCACGGTAAATCAACGCTATCAGATCGCCTAATACAACATTGTGGTGGTCTACAAGAACGTGAGATGGAAGCCCAAGTACTTGATTCTATGGATATTGAGCGCGAACGTGGTATCACCATTAAAGCGCAAAGTGTTACCTTGGACTATAAAGCGAAAAACGGTGAAGTGTACCAACTCAACTTTATCGATACGCCTGGTCACGTTGATTTCTCTTATGAAGTGTCCCGTTCATTAGCTTCTTGTGAAGGTGCTTTGCTAGTGGTTGACGCTGGTCAAGGTGTTGAAGCACAAACAGTTGCAAACTGTTACACGGCTCTCGAAATGGACTTGGAAGTTATTCCAATTCTAAACAAAATTGATTTACCACAAGCTGATCCTGAACGTGTTAGTGAAGAAATTGAAGATATTATCGGTATCGATGCTACCGGTGCCGTTACATGTTCTGCGAAAACGGGTTTAGGTATTGAGGATGTTTTAGAAACTATTGTTGAAAATATTCCTGCGCCAGAAGGTGACCCCGATGCGCCGCTGCAAGCACTTATTATCGATTCGTGGTTTGATAATTACCAAGGCGTAGTGTCATTGGTTCGAATTATGAATGGCCAAGTTAAAAAAGGCGATAAAATGGTGGTTATGTCGACAGGACAAAACCATATAATCGACAAAGTTGGTATTTTTACGCCTAAACAAAAAGACACGGGCATATTAAAAGCTGGTGAAGTAGGCTTTATTATTGCGGGTATTAAAGAGATTCATGGTGCACCTGTAGGTGACACGATTACTATCTTTAAAAAAGAAGCTGACAAGGCTTTACCTGGCTTTAAAAAAGTGCAGCCACAAGTTTACGCCGGTATTTTCCCGATCAGCTCAGATGAGTACGAAAACTTCCGAGATGCTTTGAATAAACTTAGCCTAAATGATGCATCGCTATTTTTTGAACCTGAAAACTCATCTGCATTAGGTTTTGGTTTCCGTATTGGTTTCTTGGGCATGTTGCACATGGAAATTGTACAAGAGCGTCTTGCTCGTGAATACGACCTTGATCTAATCACGACAGCCCCGACCGTAAATTACGAAATTGCCTGTACCAACGGTGATGTTATCTCAATTGATAACCCTAGCGACTTACCGGCAACAAATAATATTGAAGAAATTCGTGAACCAATAGTACAAGCCAATATTTTGGTACCACAAGAGCATTTAGGTAATGTTATTACCTTGTGCATAGAAAAACGTGGTGTCCAAAAAGATATTATTTATCACGGTAACCAAGTCGCGGTAACGTATGAATTACCCATGGCTGAAGTGGTCATGGACTTCTTTGATAAATTAAAGTCGACCAGTAGAGGTTATGCTTCATTAGATTATCACTTTGTTCGTTTTGAAACAGCAGACATGGTACGTGTTGACGTTATGATCAACGGTGATAGAGTTGATGCTTTAGCCATGATCACGCATCGCGCAAACTCAGTTGCCCGTGGTCGTATGCTGGTTGAAAAACTAAAAGAACTGATTCATCGTCAAATGTTTGATATCGCTATTCAAGCGACCATTGGTAACAATGTTATCGCGCGTACTACGGTCAAACAGCTTCGTAAGAACGTAACCGCAAAATGTTATGGTGGTGATATTTCTCGTAAGAAAAAATTACTACAGAAACAAAAAGATGGTAAGAAACGTATGAAGCAAGTAGGTAATGTAGAAGTGCCACAAGAAGCGTTTTTAGCCGTGCTTAAGTTAGATAAATAA
- the lepB gene encoding signal peptidase I translates to MAVYFSIFLVIVTAITGIIWLADKFYLAPQRQLKLAATQAQCEGELSDDVVDKILDAPYFIDTPVQIFPVIAFVLILRSFIYEPFQIPSGSMMPTLLDGDFILVNKFNYGLRDPVVRNKFIEVGLPERGDVVVFKYPQNPQIDYIKRVVGLPGDRIIYKNKILYIKPACLASDEKCPDFEQVEQTFKNKTDYNDQGMPLSRYTSTMGEKTHDLLVNEQILPRIQHYFKQGGTQANEFAVPKGHYFVMGDNRDNSLDGRFWGFVPEENLVGEAVAIWMSFDFDRAPDSFLPRWIPTSVRFSRIGGIE, encoded by the coding sequence ATGGCAGTTTACTTTTCAATATTTTTAGTCATTGTTACCGCGATTACCGGTATTATTTGGCTAGCTGATAAATTTTATTTAGCGCCGCAAAGGCAGTTAAAGCTGGCGGCTACGCAAGCACAATGCGAGGGAGAGTTAAGCGACGACGTTGTTGATAAAATTCTTGATGCACCTTACTTTATTGATACCCCCGTGCAAATTTTCCCCGTTATTGCTTTTGTATTGATATTACGTTCATTTATTTACGAACCTTTTCAAATACCGTCTGGCTCTATGATGCCAACATTACTTGACGGTGACTTTATTTTAGTTAATAAATTTAACTATGGTTTACGCGATCCTGTCGTACGTAACAAGTTTATTGAAGTTGGCCTGCCTGAACGTGGTGATGTTGTGGTATTCAAATATCCACAAAATCCACAAATTGATTACATTAAACGCGTGGTCGGTTTACCGGGTGATAGAATTATATATAAAAATAAAATTCTATATATCAAACCCGCGTGTTTAGCTTCAGACGAAAAATGCCCTGACTTTGAACAAGTAGAACAAACATTTAAAAATAAAACTGATTATAACGATCAAGGCATGCCTTTATCGCGTTACACCTCAACTATGGGTGAGAAAACCCATGACTTATTAGTTAATGAGCAAATACTGCCGCGTATACAGCATTATTTTAAGCAAGGTGGTACACAAGCGAATGAGTTTGCTGTCCCTAAAGGGCATTACTTTGTGATGGGTGATAATCGCGACAATAGCTTAGATGGTCGCTTTTGGGGCTTTGTTCCAGAAGAAAACTTAGTCGGTGAGGCGGTTGCGATCTGGATGAGTTTTGATTTTGATCGTGCACCTGATAGTTTCTTACCACGTTGGATACCAACAAGCGTACGTTTTTCTCGAATTGGCGGAATTGAATAA
- the rnc gene encoding ribonuclease III, producing the protein MLHTPAAIARLSKKIGYSFKEPKLLLQALTHRSAKGAHNERLEFLGDSILGFVIAESLYQKFPKQAEGDLTRMRSSLVRGVTLAEVGRAFDLGQYLILGPGELKSGGHRRDSILEDAIEAIIGAVYLDSDLPTCQALILSWFEKRLTDIKPGNEQKDPKTRLQEYLQGRKIPLPQYDVINTTGQSHNQQFTVRCTTSVLENEVITKGSSRRKAEQSAALQVLALIEQVK; encoded by the coding sequence GTGTTACATACTCCTGCCGCTATCGCACGGCTATCAAAAAAAATTGGCTATAGTTTTAAAGAGCCTAAGTTATTATTACAAGCGCTAACGCATCGAAGTGCTAAAGGTGCGCATAATGAACGTTTAGAGTTTTTAGGTGATTCTATTTTAGGCTTTGTTATTGCCGAATCCTTGTATCAAAAGTTCCCAAAACAAGCCGAAGGCGACTTAACACGCATGCGGTCAAGTCTGGTTAGAGGTGTTACTTTAGCAGAGGTTGGTCGCGCGTTTGATTTAGGACAATATTTGATTTTAGGGCCAGGTGAGCTTAAAAGTGGTGGGCATCGCAGAGATTCGATCCTGGAAGATGCCATAGAAGCTATCATAGGTGCCGTTTATTTAGACTCAGACTTGCCAACTTGTCAGGCACTTATTCTCAGCTGGTTTGAAAAACGCTTAACCGATATTAAACCCGGTAACGAACAAAAAGACCCAAAAACACGTTTACAAGAATACTTGCAAGGACGAAAAATTCCTTTGCCACAATATGATGTAATTAACACCACGGGGCAATCACATAATCAGCAGTTCACGGTACGTTGTACAACAAGCGTGCTTGAGAATGAAGTGATTACTAAAGGCAGTAGCCGACGTAAAGCTGAGCAATCAGCCGCTTTGCAGGTTTTAGCATTAATCGAACAAGTTAAATAG
- the era gene encoding GTPase Era: MTTEQTHCGLIAIVGRPNVGKSTLLNTLLGQKVSITSRKPQTTRHRILGILTEGNNQAVLVDTPGLHSEEKRAINRLMNRAASSTLAEVETVVFLVEGTHWTSDDEMVLTKIKNSGAPCVLVVNKIDNIQDRDTLLPHLQKLGAMHDFADIVPISASKGENVDAIKKICFNALPEGDFWFPEDYITDRSSRFMASEIVREKLIRFTGDELPYSTTVEIEQFKIDDKGILHINALILVERTTQKRMVIGNKGEKLKVIGQEARRDMENLFERKVFLETWVKVKSGWADDERALRSLGYGDDYSG; encoded by the coding sequence ATGACTACAGAACAAACTCATTGCGGTCTTATTGCCATTGTTGGCCGTCCGAATGTTGGTAAATCAACATTACTGAATACTCTACTTGGCCAAAAAGTTAGTATTACGTCACGTAAGCCACAAACGACTCGACACCGTATATTAGGCATTTTAACTGAGGGTAATAATCAAGCTGTGTTAGTTGATACCCCAGGCCTTCATTCAGAAGAAAAACGTGCGATTAACCGCCTAATGAACCGTGCAGCCAGCAGTACCTTGGCAGAAGTTGAAACGGTAGTTTTTTTAGTGGAAGGTACTCATTGGACATCTGACGATGAAATGGTACTAACAAAAATAAAAAACAGTGGTGCGCCATGTGTATTAGTGGTCAATAAAATTGATAATATACAAGATAGAGACACTTTACTGCCACATTTACAGAAGCTAGGTGCAATGCATGACTTCGCTGATATTGTGCCAATTTCAGCCAGTAAAGGTGAAAATGTTGATGCTATCAAGAAGATTTGTTTCAATGCATTACCAGAAGGCGACTTTTGGTTTCCTGAAGACTATATAACCGATCGCTCAAGTCGATTTATGGCCTCTGAAATTGTCCGTGAAAAGTTAATTCGCTTTACGGGCGATGAATTACCTTATTCAACTACTGTGGAAATTGAACAGTTTAAGATTGACGATAAAGGTATCTTGCATATAAACGCGCTAATATTAGTAGAAAGAACAACTCAAAAGCGTATGGTTATTGGTAATAAAGGCGAGAAACTCAAGGTTATCGGCCAAGAAGCTAGACGAGATATGGAAAATCTATTTGAACGTAAAGTCTTTTTAGAAACGTGGGTTAAGGTTAAATCAGGCTGGGCAGATGACGAGCGCGCATTAAGAAGCTTAGGCTACGGCGATGATTATTCGGGTTAA
- the recO gene encoding DNA repair protein RecO: MQEITQSAFVLHTRPYRENQLLVDLLTEHDGKLAALSYVGHSTKSSRKALLQPFLPISVTLKGQQSLKSLIRVEPIGKSFLLKKNALFSAFYINELLVKLLGENIACGELFQQYITCLTSLAEASNIEICLREFELMLMEELGISFDFSLVFEHSAQGFYYLPDEGFIPAYTQLKQPCYDRLHLQAIAQQDLSTPEVLITFKNLMRQVINHLLNGVPLNSRKLFSKKA, from the coding sequence ATGCAAGAAATTACCCAGTCAGCTTTTGTTCTTCATACTCGACCTTATCGAGAAAACCAGCTGTTAGTTGACTTGTTAACTGAGCACGACGGTAAGCTGGCGGCGTTAAGCTATGTCGGCCACTCAACAAAATCGAGTCGTAAGGCGTTATTACAGCCTTTCTTACCGATTAGCGTTACTTTAAAAGGGCAGCAAAGCCTAAAAAGCTTGATTCGTGTAGAGCCGATTGGAAAATCTTTTCTTTTAAAAAAAAATGCTTTATTCAGTGCGTTTTATATTAATGAATTATTGGTTAAATTGCTGGGCGAAAATATTGCCTGTGGCGAGCTTTTTCAACAATATATAACTTGCTTAACGTCTTTAGCTGAGGCGAGTAATATTGAAATTTGTTTGCGAGAATTTGAATTGATGCTAATGGAAGAGTTGGGAATTTCTTTTGATTTTTCATTAGTATTTGAGCATAGTGCTCAGGGTTTCTATTATCTTCCAGATGAGGGCTTTATACCCGCTTACACACAGCTAAAGCAGCCTTGTTATGACCGACTGCATCTGCAAGCTATTGCACAGCAGGACTTATCGACACCCGAAGTACTCATCACATTTAAAAATTTGATGAGGCAGGTCATTAACCACTTACTCAATGGCGTGCCGTTGAATAGCCGTAAATTATTTAGTAAGAAAGCATAA
- the pdxJ gene encoding pyridoxine 5'-phosphate synthase, with translation MKDILLGVNVDHIATLRQARGTNYPDPVYAASVAEHAGADGITVHLREDRRHIQDRDIYVLKETLHTRMNFEMAVTDEMLDIACDVKPVFCCLVPEKREELTTEGGLDVAGQQDKVNAAVARLAGAGIQTSLFIDADKKQIDAALISKATYIEIHTGQYAEAKNEEEQQLELARLVEGIEYAHSLGLKVNAGHGLNYFNVKPIAAIPEIIELNIGHAIIARAVIDGLDKAIRDMKRLMLEARGLA, from the coding sequence ATGAAAGATATTTTATTAGGCGTAAACGTAGATCATATTGCCACATTACGACAAGCGCGGGGTACTAATTATCCTGATCCTGTCTATGCAGCGTCTGTTGCAGAACATGCAGGAGCGGATGGTATTACCGTGCATTTACGTGAAGATCGTCGTCATATCCAAGACCGAGATATTTATGTATTAAAAGAAACGTTACATACACGTATGAACTTTGAAATGGCCGTTACCGATGAAATGTTGGATATTGCCTGTGATGTAAAACCGGTATTTTGTTGTTTGGTGCCAGAAAAACGTGAAGAACTAACCACTGAAGGTGGTTTAGATGTGGCTGGTCAACAAGATAAAGTTAATGCAGCAGTAGCTAGATTAGCTGGGGCAGGGATACAAACTAGTTTATTTATAGATGCTGATAAAAAGCAAATTGATGCTGCGCTGATCAGTAAAGCAACTTATATCGAAATTCATACTGGGCAATATGCTGAAGCAAAAAATGAAGAAGAGCAACAACTAGAGCTTGCTCGCTTAGTTGAAGGTATTGAGTATGCACATTCTTTAGGTTTAAAAGTTAATGCCGGTCATGGACTTAATTACTTCAACGTGAAGCCAATAGCAGCAATACCTGAAATAATTGAGCTTAATATTGGCCATGCCATTATCGCCCGTGCGGTAATTGATGGTTTAGATAAAGCCATTAGAGATATGAAACGTTTAATGCTTGAAGCTCGTGGCTTAGCGTAA
- the acpS gene encoding holo-ACP synthase, which translates to MSVVGIGTDIVDIRRIANMADNAQQRLAKRILTTKEYQHYLTLKQPERFLAKRWAGKEAAAKALGTGIANGVSFQHFDIVSLSSGQPTLELSAKALTLAESLGASTWHISLSDEVKYATAFVVLSK; encoded by the coding sequence TTGTCAGTTGTGGGAATTGGTACCGATATAGTTGATATTCGCCGTATTGCAAACATGGCTGACAATGCACAGCAACGTCTAGCGAAGCGAATTTTAACAACTAAAGAATACCAGCACTATTTAACGTTAAAACAGCCTGAACGTTTTCTTGCTAAGCGCTGGGCAGGTAAAGAAGCTGCGGCTAAAGCACTAGGTACCGGTATTGCTAACGGAGTGTCATTTCAACATTTTGATATCGTCTCGCTATCGTCTGGACAACCGACCCTTGAGCTCAGCGCAAAAGCGTTAACGCTAGCCGAAAGTTTAGGGGCAAGTACATGGCATATATCGCTTTCAGATGAAGTGAAATATGCAACAGCCTTTGTCGTGCTATCAAAGTAG
- the barA gene encoding two-component sensor histidine kinase BarA: MNDYLFGISLNCAIIALLTQRFHTKAQQKMHKKSLKDWVILLTIFPTTLISFTVAGYLSYSRYNELDQFIYQRATSIISPLAISSAEPLLAKKRDSLRTLIGFSHRSQSDIIKSIAIFTNDNQIFVTSAYHGDTHTMRIKAGQSLPKRIQYDDHGDYLIYRAPIIDEFTTHTNNTALDMNIIGYIAIQIDKSTIKYAQQHLLVTVFFILLAGFIISAFFAYKLINSVTRPISSMVLAIDRIREGKIESRISGQLVGELNFLKNGVNAMAQSLGDYQDEMQRSIDQATIDLRESLEQFEIQNVELDIAKRKAQDANKVKSEFLANMSHELRTPLNGVIGFTRQVLKTPLSDSQRDHLQTIERSAASLLSIINDILDFSKLDAGKMIIENIPFSIRESIEETLTLLAPSAHKKHIELSLRVSPQLPDSLIGDAMRIKQVMVNLASNAIKFTDKGSVDINLEGSLIGKNLYKIRVTVQDTGIGIPSQQQNSIFEAFGQGDRSVTRIYGGTGLGLVISQRLASEMQGNIGFESIENEGSTFWFTFQCELNTIPTVQLPIPESLSGKSILYYEPNPASRLATSEILASWQMKLTCISQRSEMDDLLANKKMLASFDFALIGHDVTPSALNDVKKFVFTLKDIIPSIHLAINSNSPSLHEALISSGAKTCISKPITIQRLSKTLVPTATPERNTLIEISEQKVPIKVLAVDDNEANLKLIKELLLEQVNDVTTATDGAKAVDLCRNEKFALIFMDIQMPVLDGISALSIIRQQTLNEHTPIIAVTAHVFGEEKDKLLDNGFNSFITKPIDEGMLHHSIYEYCDSTLLANRPELIVPLPGPVTSSRPQIIDWKLALQRAGHKKTLAKDMFIGLVNSLPETKANISEALISQDIEQLKVLIHKLNGACCYSGVPSLGKVTHELETELKRGIGLDDLQPEFFEFFEQIDLVLKDAEEFIKKI; this comes from the coding sequence GTGAACGATTATCTATTTGGTATTAGTCTCAATTGTGCCATTATAGCGTTATTAACCCAAAGATTTCACACTAAAGCTCAGCAAAAAATGCATAAAAAAAGCCTGAAAGATTGGGTCATATTACTTACTATCTTTCCGACCACATTAATCAGCTTCACTGTAGCTGGCTACTTATCTTATAGTCGCTATAACGAACTCGATCAGTTTATTTATCAACGTGCTACTAGCATTATATCTCCCCTTGCCATTAGTAGTGCTGAGCCTTTATTAGCGAAAAAAAGAGATAGCTTAAGGACCTTGATAGGCTTTAGCCATCGTAGTCAGTCTGACATTATCAAAAGCATAGCCATTTTTACTAACGACAATCAAATTTTCGTCACCAGTGCTTATCACGGTGATACCCACACCATGCGAATCAAAGCAGGGCAAAGTCTGCCCAAACGTATTCAGTATGATGATCACGGTGACTATCTCATCTATCGCGCGCCCATTATTGACGAGTTTACAACTCATACTAATAATACCGCCTTAGACATGAATATTATTGGTTATATCGCCATACAAATTGATAAGAGTACGATTAAGTACGCTCAACAACATCTGCTAGTTACTGTATTTTTCATTTTACTTGCAGGCTTTATCATCAGCGCATTTTTTGCCTATAAGCTCATCAATAGCGTCACTCGTCCGATATCATCAATGGTCTTAGCCATTGACCGTATTAGAGAAGGTAAAATAGAAAGCCGTATCAGTGGTCAGCTTGTTGGCGAATTAAACTTTTTAAAAAATGGTGTAAATGCCATGGCGCAGTCTTTGGGCGATTATCAAGATGAAATGCAACGAAGCATTGACCAGGCTACGATAGATCTACGTGAAAGTTTAGAGCAATTTGAGATACAAAACGTCGAGTTAGATATTGCTAAACGTAAAGCTCAGGATGCCAATAAAGTAAAGTCTGAATTTTTAGCCAATATGAGTCATGAATTACGGACACCGCTCAATGGTGTTATCGGCTTTACTCGACAAGTATTAAAAACCCCCTTAAGCGATTCACAGCGCGATCACTTACAAACTATCGAACGTTCTGCTGCCAGCCTTTTATCTATTATTAATGATATTTTAGACTTCTCTAAACTTGACGCGGGTAAAATGATTATTGAAAATATTCCATTTTCAATTCGTGAATCCATTGAAGAAACCTTAACTTTACTGGCACCTAGTGCCCATAAAAAGCACATAGAATTATCATTACGCGTTAGTCCTCAGTTGCCTGATTCTCTCATCGGTGACGCCATGCGGATCAAACAAGTTATGGTTAACTTAGCCAGTAATGCTATCAAGTTTACAGATAAGGGCTCCGTAGACATCAACCTTGAAGGCAGCCTTATTGGCAAAAACCTCTACAAAATTAGAGTCACAGTCCAAGACACGGGTATTGGCATTCCAAGTCAGCAACAAAATTCAATCTTTGAAGCCTTTGGTCAAGGTGATAGAAGTGTTACCCGCATTTATGGGGGTACAGGCTTAGGGTTAGTTATCTCACAACGCTTGGCATCTGAGATGCAAGGCAATATTGGCTTTGAAAGTATTGAAAATGAAGGCTCCACCTTTTGGTTTACATTCCAATGTGAGTTAAACACAATACCAACGGTACAGTTACCCATTCCAGAAAGCCTCAGTGGTAAATCAATATTGTATTATGAGCCTAATCCCGCAAGTCGTTTAGCAACAAGTGAAATACTGGCAAGTTGGCAAATGAAACTCACTTGTATTAGTCAACGAAGTGAGATGGACGATCTACTAGCAAATAAAAAAATGCTAGCGTCATTCGACTTTGCCTTAATAGGTCACGATGTGACACCATCAGCGCTAAACGACGTGAAAAAATTTGTTTTTACCCTTAAAGATATTATTCCGTCGATACATTTAGCCATTAACAGCAATTCACCCAGTTTACATGAAGCCTTAATTTCAAGCGGTGCTAAAACTTGTATCAGCAAACCAATAACAATACAGCGTTTAAGTAAAACACTTGTTCCAACAGCAACGCCAGAACGTAATACCCTGATTGAAATTTCAGAGCAAAAAGTTCCGATTAAGGTCCTTGCAGTAGATGATAATGAAGCCAATTTAAAATTAATAAAAGAATTACTGCTTGAGCAAGTAAATGATGTCACCACAGCTACTGACGGCGCTAAAGCGGTAGATTTATGCCGCAATGAAAAATTTGCACTTATTTTTATGGATATACAGATGCCTGTACTTGATGGTATTTCTGCTTTGTCTATTATTCGTCAACAAACACTTAATGAGCACACGCCAATAATTGCTGTGACCGCACACGTCTTTGGAGAAGAAAAAGATAAATTACTCGACAATGGCTTTAACTCATTTATTACAAAGCCGATTGATGAAGGTATGCTTCATCATAGTATTTATGAGTATTGTGACTCGACATTGCTCGCTAATCGCCCTGAACTGATTGTACCCCTGCCTGGACCTGTTACCAGTTCTAGACCTCAAATTATTGACTGGAAGCTTGCATTACAACGAGCAGGACATAAAAAAACCTTAGCCAAAGACATGTTTATTGGCTTAGTTAATAGCTTACCAGAAACCAAAGCAAATATTTCTGAAGCACTTATCTCGCAAGATATTGAACAACTAAAAGTGTTAATACACAAACTAAACGGTGCTTGCTGTTATTCTGGTGTACCCAGCTTAGGCAAGGTAACGCATGAGCTTGAAACGGAATTAAAAAGAGGTATTGGCTTAGATGACTTACAGCCAGAATTTTTTGAGTTTTTTGAGCAAATAGATTTAGTACTGAAGGATGCGGAAGAGTTTATCAAAAAAATATAG